One Campylobacter concisus DNA segment encodes these proteins:
- a CDS encoding quinone-dependent dihydroorotate dehydrogenase: MSLNYDTLKSIFFKFDPETAHKIAEVAMVGANKIFPGSLSFLAHKCVVDDNALKQNLFSSTYHNPVGIAGGFDKNATMFEALTALGFGHLEFGTFTPKPQPGNAKPRLFRLIDEESIQNAMGFNNEGCEAIKNRVKKIYPFTIPIWANIGKNKVTPNEDAIKDYEILVREFSEICDTFVINVSSPNTPNLRALQDESFIKELFSVILPLTKKPIIFKIAPDMSHEDAIRLCSCAVENGASGVLVSNTSVDYSLSHSSNLKDFGGLSGKVIAQKSKEIFKAVADELYGKTTLIACGGIDSGADAYERIKMGANLVQIFTSFIFKGPMIARDINLEILELLKRDGFASISEAVGANVKK; the protein is encoded by the coding sequence ATGAGCTTAAACTACGATACTTTAAAATCTATATTTTTCAAATTTGATCCTGAAACTGCCCACAAGATCGCTGAAGTCGCGATGGTCGGAGCAAATAAAATATTCCCTGGCTCGCTAAGCTTTTTAGCGCACAAATGCGTGGTCGATGACAATGCGCTAAAACAAAATTTATTCTCAAGCACCTACCACAACCCAGTTGGCATAGCTGGCGGCTTTGATAAAAACGCCACGATGTTTGAGGCGCTAACGGCTCTTGGCTTTGGGCATTTAGAATTTGGCACATTTACGCCAAAACCACAACCCGGCAACGCAAAGCCTAGGCTTTTTAGGCTCATAGACGAAGAGAGCATTCAAAATGCAATGGGCTTTAACAATGAAGGTTGCGAAGCTATCAAAAATAGAGTAAAAAAGATATATCCTTTTACCATACCGATCTGGGCAAACATCGGTAAAAACAAGGTTACGCCAAATGAGGATGCGATAAAAGACTATGAAATTTTAGTAAGAGAATTTAGCGAAATTTGCGATACATTTGTCATAAATGTTTCGTCGCCAAACACGCCAAATTTAAGAGCTTTGCAAGATGAGAGCTTTATAAAAGAGCTTTTTAGCGTCATTTTGCCACTTACTAAAAAGCCGATCATCTTTAAAATAGCTCCCGATATGAGCCACGAAGATGCGATCAGGCTTTGTAGCTGCGCGGTAGAAAACGGCGCTAGCGGCGTGCTTGTTTCAAATACAAGCGTTGATTACTCACTCTCTCACTCGTCAAATTTAAAAGATTTTGGCGGACTAAGTGGCAAGGTGATCGCTCAAAAGTCAAAAGAGATATTTAAAGCCGTGGCAGACGAGCTTTATGGCAAGACGACACTTATCGCATGTGGCGGCATAGATAGCGGAGCTGACGCCTATGAGCGCATAAAAATGGGGGCAAATTTGGTCCAAATTTTTACAAGCTTTATCTTTAAAGGGCCGATGATCGCAAGAGATATAAATTTAGAAATTTTAGAGCTTTTAAAAAGAGATGGCTTTGCCTCTATCAGCGAAGCAGTCGGCGCAAACGTTAAAAAATAG